The Natronolimnobius baerhuensis DNA segment CACCGTTTGTATCTGTACTCGACATACATATGTATTACACCGTGGTGTGCATAAACGTTCGTCTCACGCAAAACGATTCTCGAGCACTTTGCAGTCTCAAACCCAGCTCACTTGCTGTTCATCGCTTCGCTCGCGATATTCCGCCCGCGTGGTTTCAACGCGACTTCGCGTCGAACCCGCACTTCCTCTAAGACGTCCAACTCGATCAGGCGCTCGTAGATCTCCTCGACTTCGTCGGTATTGATGTCCAGAAACTCGGGGACTTCGAACGGCGAGACACCCGAATAGATGGCCATCAGCACCTCCTCTTCCTTACCAGAGAGATCGATCTGCGAGGCGTTTTTCTCGGCCCCCCGATCCAGCACGGACTTCATGACGGCGCAGTTCTGTGAGCCCCCGGAGATGTACGTTTGGACACTCGAGCCGTCATCGGTGTGTTCGGCTTCGATGACGGGCCGCTCTTGCGAGAGAACGGTTCGTTCCTCGCTGGTGACGGTGCCGACGTCGTCGACTTCGATCTGGACAAACGAGCCGTTTTCGACGGCGAAGTTCGCAACGCCAGTATCGATTTTGACGCGGGCTTTGCTCCAGTCGGTGTCCTGGACGACGCCGCCTTTGACGGCAGGGTGTTTGAGCAGGACGATTTCGCCGTCGAGTAAGGCCTTCTGAATCTGGAGTTCGAACTCGTTGACCTCGGCCATCGAGATCAGGTGGACGTCTGCTCCGGAGTTAATGCTGATGTAGTCAGAGACTTTCGCAACGGTCTGGTTGACATCGTAGCGGCCCTTGATCGAGAGGATCTCCGAGAGCGGAATCGTCTGCTTGCCGTCGTTGCTCGCGATCACCAGTCGCTTGTTCGAGAGGACGATTCGGCCGTTCGTCCAGTTGGTATCCGACAGCTTCCGGCCATCGCGCAGTACCTGCGTGAACTTCCCCGTCACATCTGCGAGTTTCTGTTCGGACTTACTCATGCGAAGTCACCACTCATCGCGCCTGCACCGCCCAGTTTCGACAGCGCGGAAAAGCCACGCTTTCGCAGTCGGTCACTCTCAGTTCGGTCGACGAACGACGAAATTCGGTTGCGAGACTGTTCGCCCCCAATTTTCCCCAGCACGAACAGCGCCTTGACGCGCGTCTCCTCGGCGCGATGATCGTCTTCGATCAACTCGAGGAGTCGCTTCTCGAGGTCGTCCCCATCGAGCAACGAGAGGCTGGTCGCGGCGAATTTCGAGGTCATCTCGTCGTCGTCTGCGAGCGTCTCGATCAGTGCGTCTTGTGCGACAGATCGGTACTCTTCGTTTGCAATTCGGCCGAGCAGCCAGGCCGCATTCCGACGCTGTGCGGTTTCGGTACTCCGGTCAAGAATGTCGATCAGCGGCTCGATTGCCTCGCTGGCGTTTGCCTGCTCGAGTTCGCCGACGATCTTTTCGCGGACTTTGTGGCTCGCAGATGCCGGCGCTTCGGAGAGCAACTGTACGAGCGAGAACATCGCGGTTCGTCGAACGGAGTCGGAGTCGTCTCGCAGCGCTTCGGCGAGGATTTCGACTGCACGGACGCTGCCGAGTCGACCGAGGGCGTCAACAGCGATTCGTCGAACCGTTTCGTCCTCGTCGTTTGCGACGTCGATCAGTTCGCGGAGGGCGTTGTTCGTGCCGATATCCGCGAGTGCGTATGCAATCTCGATACGCACGTCGTACTGATCCTCGTGGAGTCGCTGTGAGAGTGCGGGCACGGATTCGGGGGATTCGATTCGCCCGAGTGCGCGTGCAACCCGTTTTCGAACCCGTGGGTCCGGATCGGAGAGGCGCTCGACGAGGGCCTTCAAAACGTTGTCTTCGCCGATTCGCCCGAGACCGGTCGCTGCCGCCATCCGCAGTTCGGGACGGTCAGCATCGAGGCCGCGAGCAAGCAACTTCGCTTTCTTCCATTCGGCGATGTTGTCGATATCCTGTCCGGATACCTCGCCGATAAACTGCTCGAGAGCGTCCTGACCGAACTGATCGAGCGCGTCGATGGCGGCCGCACGGACCCCATCAGCCTCGTCTTCCTGTGAGACCTCGACGAGGACGTCGATGATATCCCCACGAGGATAGCCATAGTCCTCACCATCGCTGGTTTTGGACTCGAGGCTGCCAATGATTTCGGCCGCACGCTGGCGAATATCGTCGGTTGGACTCTCCTCGAGATAGGTGAGGAGTTGCTCGAAATCAGCGTTGCGCTCGAGTTCGAATAGCGTCATGCTGCGAGATCACCTGCGCAAACCGGAGTGGCGAACACCGGTCGCCAGGCAACGCGTGTGCGGATGGCCCGCCAACCGGTTACGCACCGCCATCGTGCTCCTCGTCATCAGTTTCAGCGATGGCGCTGTCGTCGCCAGCAACAGTATCTTCACCATCAGCGCCAGCACCGTCCTCGTGGTCCTCGTCGTCGTAGGCTTTCGTCTCGGCAATCGTGCTCCAGAGCTGTTGGTCGGTGATTTCACCTTCCTGGAACAGTTCAACCCACTCAGACTGGATTCCCCAGCCGACAACTTGGCCGTCGAAGCCGTCAACGACTTCCGTATACAGCGCCTCGATATCCGAGCCGCCCTCGAGGAGACCGCTCATGTAGACCTGAAAGATGAGCCCAATTTCCTCGTCAGATTCAACGGCATCAGTTGCGCTGGACTCATAAAAGAGACTCAGCGTGTTCTCGGATGGATTGTGATAGAGTTCCTCGACGACGATATCGTTTCGCTCGAGATACGTGTAGAACTCACCGGGGGTCCCGGTTGGCTCGTCACCGGTTGGTTCAGGGTCGACACTTGTTTGTCCACCCGTCACCGACGCAATCGAGTCGAGACAGCCGGCGGTCACCCCGAGTGCAAATGTTCCCGCGCCGGCGAGTGCGTGTCGGCGACTCAGGCCAGCACCGTTGTTCGTGGTTTGGGTGTTCGACGTGTCACCATGCGCACATCGGTTCCCAGAACCATCGCCATCCCCTGCACCGTCGCGTTTGCCCAGCGTATTCACAGGACCCGTTGGCATCGTTACGATATCGTCACACCAATCAGTGAAAAGCGCGTCGGCCGTCCCTGTGGGTTCCTCTCACGATTTGTGACTTATTTGCCCAGAGAGTATATTACAGACCCGCACAAAACTTTCCGACAGACTGGTGCCGTCCATGAACGCGAATTCAAGTGTCCGCTCATTGATCAACAGGATTTCGATCCTCATAGATCAAATAGTGGAACCACTTCTTGGTTGCTTTCCTACCACTATTTCTGATCATCAGATCGATTGGGTTTCACTAAGGAACATGCTGGCAGTAGTATGGGTTGTAATTCTGGTTGGGGCGCTTGGATTTAGTATCATCGGGAGCGATATTGTGTCCGGAGCTACAGAACCGAACCACGTACTAACAGCCGGCGAAACTGAACGAGAACCGACAGCACTGATAGATGATATAAATCAAAAAACAATCATTTCCGGCCCCCAGATTTCGTTCACAGACCCGATCAACACACAATCCTCTCAACCCAGTGAAGACGATGTTGTCGTTCGATTTGAGGATGACCATGTTGTCACTGGCGCTGCTATCGATGGTTTTCCAGATACTCTTCCCCCAGACCCACATATTAGAACAGAAGGAGGTGAGAAAATCATTATCGATGAACACGACGACTTTGACCTTCCAGTTGTCCAGACAACAGCGGGCGAACCTGTCAGAGTCGGTGATTCTGAGGACGGGGCAGTAGTACATCGAGTTACTGGTGATCCCGATCTTGTTGTCTTCGGGAACGAGACAGTTGACGATGAGTTAGAAGTAGTTCGAAATAGTGAGAACGGGGTCGTACAGACAGTCAATGGGAATAAGAATTTGGTTGTCGGTGACGACCTTTTGGTCTACCCAGAACATAACACGCTTGATTTTGGTATAGAAATTATTGATATTGATGAAGCTAACGAAGGAGAAACGCTAAGTGTTTCTGCAACAATCAAGAATTTCCGATGGGCACATGCCTCAGATGCGGATGTTGAAGCATATCTTCGGGTTTTAGAGGATGGAGCGCTTCTTGATGATGGGGAAACCACAAGCCAAAGTATCAGCATTGATGGTGGAGAGTCAACCGAGCAGACATTCACTTATGATACAAAAACAGGAGACTACCTCGCTGATGAAATTAAAGTTGAAATTGAAGATGACGACTATATTGATGGAGATGCCGATACAGCAAGTGTTTCAATTGGTGCAGCGGGAGCGGCTGCCACGATAACAGACACAAACGTCCCAATTGAGGAGTCAACGTTGACCGTAACCGCCGATATCAACCGTTACGGTAATATACCTGAAGGAACACAGAACTATCCAATTAGCCTCTTTGTCGACGGTACAGAAGAACAAACAGAAGTACTCTCCCTTGCGCCTGGTTCGTCAACAACGCAAGTATTTACTTACGATACCGACAGTGACGACGTCCCCGAGGTTGACATCGAAATTTCAAGCCGTACTGACTCAAGTGAAACCACTGTCCAAGTAATTTCACGGGCAGAGCATGAGGACAACATTGACCCAACCATTACGAATGCCGCGTTCGGAAATATAACTGAT contains these protein-coding regions:
- a CDS encoding CheF family chemotaxis protein — its product is MSKSEQKLADVTGKFTQVLRDGRKLSDTNWTNGRIVLSNKRLVIASNDGKQTIPLSEILSIKGRYDVNQTVAKVSDYISINSGADVHLISMAEVNEFELQIQKALLDGEIVLLKHPAVKGGVVQDTDWSKARVKIDTGVANFAVENGSFVQIEVDDVGTVTSEERTVLSQERPVIEAEHTDDGSSVQTYISGGSQNCAVMKSVLDRGAEKNASQIDLSGKEEEVLMAIYSGVSPFEVPEFLDINTDEVEEIYERLIELDVLEEVRVRREVALKPRGRNIASEAMNSK
- a CDS encoding HEAT repeat domain-containing protein, producing MTLFELERNADFEQLLTYLEESPTDDIRQRAAEIIGSLESKTSDGEDYGYPRGDIIDVLVEVSQEDEADGVRAAAIDALDQFGQDALEQFIGEVSGQDIDNIAEWKKAKLLARGLDADRPELRMAAATGLGRIGEDNVLKALVERLSDPDPRVRKRVARALGRIESPESVPALSQRLHEDQYDVRIEIAYALADIGTNNALRELIDVANDEDETVRRIAVDALGRLGSVRAVEILAEALRDDSDSVRRTAMFSLVQLLSEAPASASHKVREKIVGELEQANASEAIEPLIDILDRSTETAQRRNAAWLLGRIANEEYRSVAQDALIETLADDDEMTSKFAATSLSLLDGDDLEKRLLELIEDDHRAEETRVKALFVLGKIGGEQSRNRISSFVDRTESDRLRKRGFSALSKLGGAGAMSGDFA
- a CDS encoding COG1361 family protein, whose amino-acid sequence is MNANSSVRSLINRISILIDQIVEPLLGCFPTTISDHQIDWVSLRNMLAVVWVVILVGALGFSIIGSDIVSGATEPNHVLTAGETEREPTALIDDINQKTIISGPQISFTDPINTQSSQPSEDDVVVRFEDDHVVTGAAIDGFPDTLPPDPHIRTEGGEKIIIDEHDDFDLPVVQTTAGEPVRVGDSEDGAVVHRVTGDPDLVVFGNETVDDELEVVRNSENGVVQTVNGNKNLVVGDDLLVYPEHNTLDFGIEIIDIDEANEGETLSVSATIKNFRWAHASDADVEAYLRVLEDGALLDDGETTSQSISIDGGESTEQTFTYDTKTGDYLADEIKVEIEDDDYIDGDADTASVSIGAAGAAATITDTNVPIEESTLTVTADINRYGNIPEGTQNYPISLFVDGTEEQTEVLSLAPGSSTTQVFTYDTDSDDVPEVDIEISSRTDSSETTVQVISRAEHEDNIDPTITNAAFGNITDQLEVDVAFDYDGDLPDGETQVGANFSVDEVLSEQRNITLDDTSTINETFTHNREATDPPIRNATIKTPGGNETISFNHTTDLTFSNVTDPAARNETLSATVTLENTGEVPGQETLKISALNPSAVYSDSTVESTAVLNPGESVSRDVTFELSDNAPPQVELEATTGTTTETTTVEVRDNEPEFEITDTSVTEADGGDENATLLTVGATVENTGGVAGTQDVALSFDGETVHTETVSLEPDDEQTISTDVEVTEEQTYAYGSTTEDDSVSETTDVVSPDTGDSSGILSAISLDTLLMPLLALSVLGALVVGGAVIKQRADPADLPDGLQGRMAALQPAAQRLQNAARNLVSSDGTGTVVVQNNLPREALVRIRVRSDDEIQFLEDFELAAEERRSLECLPSGSEFEVGSGVDDIAAHEERFGGDTSEVGVILRPEGITIKAL